TGATCAGAGGTGATGACGTTTATGAATTGGTGTAAGATTTTTGGTGAACCAGTGTTGGAGGAGTCACGCCCGTTCTTGTTTCTGTCTTTCAGATTCCGAGTTACTGCACTTGTTTTTAAAAAGGAGAAAGCAACATCTCTCCAGAAACCTCAGGATGGGGGTGAAAACGTTTACTCACAGCTCGCCGGCGCACAGCCAGGAGATGTTGGGGAAACTGAACATGTTACGCAATGACGGTCACTTTTGCGACATCACCATCCGGGTCCAGGATAAGATCTTCCGCGCACACAAGGTGGTCCTGGCGGCATGCAGTGAGTTCTTCCGTACCAAGTTGGTGGGTCAAGCAGAAGAGAGCTCGCAATGCGTACTGGATTTACATCACGTCACGGTGACTGGATTCATCCCTCTCCTGGAATATGCTTACACTGCCACCTTATCCATCAACACGGAAAACATTATAGATGTGTTGGCTGCCGCCAGCTACATGCAGATGTTCAGCGTGGCCAGCACCTGCTCAGAATTTATGAAATCCAGCATTTTATGGAACACGCAACAGGAGAAGGTGCTCGACACAGGACAGGAGAATGCAGGCAGCAACTTCCGAGACGGCAGCCTCTCCCCAGTGTCTTCTGAGTGCAGTGTGGTAGAGAGGACCATTCCCATCTGTCGAGAGTCCAGGCGCAAACGTAAAAGCTACATTGTCATGTCACCTGAGAGCCCTTTGAAATGCAGCACACAAACCAGCTCCCCACAAGTGCTCAACCCCACACCTTCTTACACCGAGGCAAGGGGTCAGCCTGTGGATTCATCCCACGCCTTCCCATGGACTTTCCCCTTTGGCATTGACCGGAGGATGCAGCCAGACAAGGTGAAGCAGATAGAGTCCAGAACATTAGAACTACCCGGGCCTTCAGAAGTTGCTCGGAGGGTAACTGAGTATGTACCTTGTGAGAGCACTAAGGTCAGCTCACCTCTGGTAATGGAAGACGATGTCCGAGTCAAGGTAGAAAGGCTCAGCGATGAGGAGGTTCATGAAGAGGTGTCCCAGCCGGTCAGTGCCTCCCAGAGCTCAATGAGTGACCAGCAGACCGTACCGGGGAGTGAGCAGGTGCAGGAGGATCTGCTGATAAGCCCACAATCGTCTTCCATAGGTGAGCACCCTTCCCGATTCATTTTCCTGCCATCAGTTGTTGTTTCTGGAGGTTTGTCGGGGAGCGTTCATTACATATCAAATGTCTTGGTAcacaggagctcacaatctaatctccCTATCACACTCATATAATACATCACTCCCATTATCCTTGAACCAATGCACTCACAATATAATCTCATTATTTTACACATTGTCACTGTCATATTCGCTAATCTCCATATATTacacacaatggggcagatttactgtgTAAACCTAAAGCCCCTTTATACGGCTCAGttgagcagacgattgtcgggaaggaagctttATTTCTGGCAGTCACCTGCTTTTTTAGTCACCTGCACTCACCTGCTCATTTTattggaggagaccgctgctagtacatgcagtgatctcctccacagtatgcaattgctcatccccatactgaatcaatgtttgccggcagcagaggctgtttagatgGCATGATctactgccggcaaacaatgatctAGGTGTCTGCACAAACTATCCTATTACCCGATGAGCGAGCGTttcggcagcacctttacactggcagattattgCTAATAAGCGTTCCTATgaatgatgctatgtaacccttagaggtctggaatgtattgtataaaactgacataatgctgtcagtgttatccaatacattccagaattgtaagggttacatagcatcataaatctatataatgctatgcggccccggcagtgctggaagttcaggacgggtgctgcACTGCGAGTCAGGAGCatgacactcgctcgtctgaaaggggccttaaagaggacctttcatgggtccagacattataaactaagtatcaggatacataggggatagtgcagggatctaactgcacttactatttttcctaGGCGCAgctctgttcgcccgctgtggcccccaatGTATTCTCccacctggtatgctaattttagcatcagAGCAATGATGAGGAGACGGAGTCCttctccgtgggcgtctccttctccctggctgtgacgttctccgctgcgattggacagagcaacagccagggagaaggagacacccacggagaaagactcagtctcctcctcattgctccgatgctaaaaTTTGCATACCAGGTGGGAGAATACATTGGGGGCCACAGCGGGGGAACTGAGCCCAGGAAAAagagtaagtgcagttagatccctgcactatgccctacgtatcttgatacttagtttataatgtctggacccatgaaaggtcctctttaagccttcACAGTCTAAGGCCGCAtgcgttgtgcggccgttccgtgcattgggaactgcagttgcagtccccaatgcacgggcaacatctgtgcagcgggccggacccattcaacttgaatgggtccgtggtctgtccgcaccgcaaaaaaaatatgacctgtcatatttatttgcggtgcggaacaacagaaagaagcactacggaggcattccgtagtgcttccggtgttctgtGACTCCGTTCCATATCTCCGGaatagcggacccattcaagtgaataggtccgcatccgtgatgcgtggtgccgtgtgtatgaggcctaaagaCCAGCTTTATCACAGTGCCTCACGCTGGTAGAGAGTTATATACTTTATGTTGGTTGACAGTTGAACAAACATCTGGTAATCAATCATTTCACAGACGCGGACATACACATTTTACCATACTGGCCATTACAATTGATCAAACTGCCTGtacatgttcaatgaaaccgggagatggatgaaagatctttctgggaacactctaagggcttgttcacacggccgttgcccctccgttgccgtattgcggcctgcatacggcaggtccgcaatacacgcggcaccgtccgtgtgcattcctcatcaagtatgtggacccattcacttgaatcggtctgaaaatccagagatgcagtgctgaacggaaccacggaactgaaccctatggaagcactacggagtgcttttgtgggtttcgttccgtgcctctgcaccacaaaaagagAGCAagatctatcttttttgcggaacagatggactgtggaccctttcaagtgaatgggatccgCATGTGGTTGCCCCGCAGGTCGGTAgccgtgcattgtggactgcaatttgtggtccgcagcacacggtcgtgtgaacaagccctaaagctGGATTTACATGGCCCAATATTCCGGCAGATTATCGAAAATGAACGTTCCTGCGAAcactcgttcctgataatctgcttaTCTAAAGGTGCAGCGGATCGTCCGATGAACAGATGAGACGCTCGTTCCTCGGGTGTAATGATCGTAGGTGCAGACACCTCAATCATCAGATTGTGCGGTCTAAACTGCACTATGCAGCCTAGGAGCAATGATTCTCTGAGGACAAGCAATAGCGACCCCTTGTCCTcaaactgtggaggagatcgctgcatctaAATACAACACTTCACGTTAACGAGCAGCTGACTGTCTGGAAGGAAATCTTCCGTCTTGACGATCGACTGCTCCTCCGATGCGCCTTTATTCACAAAGATTAATGTTTTATTTAAAATcgtccattttgatcaactttagactaatgtgtaatGGCCACCTACAGGGTCCTCTTACTTGGGCCAGTGCCAGCCATGGATGCCCAAATTGATCAGCTCTCatgtaaagaggacctgtcaccacaatctGCCGGCAGGAGGAGctgattcagtaaaacctgtcatTCCTACATCTGAATTTAATAGCACACTTGTGAACCGATGCTGCACAACTCCATCTATAAAATGGCAATTTCTTCTGCTTGGACTACTACTCCAACCGTCAGTACACCTGCTCAGAGCACTGTTTGTCTGTGAGCTGGGAGTAATGCTGCAAACACAACCGCCATTCAAAATgtatgcagatatcctgtgcgtCCCCACACCTGTCCTGCCTGTGTCCTCTACGTATCCCTGTCTGAACAGTCTGGGAGGTCTCAGCAGCACAAAGTATTTCAGGTTGGATGACTGGGTGGTGATCTGCTAGCATTGCTTTCATATATAAGCAGTGCTTGCTTCAGTGTCTCTCTATCTGCGTTTTCATTGTCACAAATTCTCATTCTCCTGATTCTTCCATAAAATGAAATTgcagaatgatatggatttgGGACTCCTCCGTTTGAAAAAGAATGTGATGGCGGGTTGTAGCTTCCCTGAGGCATTCAGTCCTGTATTTTTCGTATTATTCGATAACTGTCTGATAATCcagaattgatttttttttatttatttttttttttactgtacttgTGGCACAATAGACCAAACGGGCGCTTCCATCTTGTTGGCTGCCTGGTTTCAGGATACAAACACAGCAAGCTCCTGTGTACCTCAGAATGTACCTCCTGTGTACCTTACCTCAGAGTGTACCTCAGAATGTACCTCCTTTGTACCTTACCTCAGAGTGTACCTCCTGTGTACCTCAGGGGGTACCTCAGAATGTACCTCCGTGTACCTCAGAATGCACCTCCTGTGTACCTCAGGGGGGACCCCCTGTGTACCTCAGGGTGTACCTCAGAATGTACCTCCGGTGTACCTCAGAGGCCCCCTCCCCCACAGAGCCGGGTCAGGGTGTTCCACATGAGCCTTATGATCGTCCCTTGTAAAGTTCACTTTGCTGCTAATTGCAGCTTTTTGGAGGTTGAAAGGCTCGCCGTCAGCCGGGGGAGGGGCCGCTGCCATCATAGCGTCCCATTGTTAAGGAATGTTCCAGAAATTTTGCCAAGCAAGGAGTTATTTCTTTCCTGTCGACCGTTGTACGTTTCACTGAAGTAACTGCGTATTTTCCACTTTCCTCATCACTATTACGTGGCTCCTTTCACTGAATACGCTGATGTTTGGAGCACCCTGTAAGATTTCCACTAGTAAATCAGTGGTGATATCACGACGCATGGCTTTACACAACAGGGGACACCTTTTTTCCTGTCTCAGTTTTCCCTCAGTTTTTGTACTACCATACATTCATTTTGTGTGCAGCTCAAAAGAAACCACCAACTGCATCATTGCTGCCCGGAGGTCTTTGTAGCCTGAGGATGGGGCTGCGTACAAAATCCATAGgagtaaggttactttcacacttgcggcaggacggatccggcaggctggtctccctgtcggatccgtccttccgctgtttcgccggaccgccgctccgtccccattgactataatcggggcggagctccggcgcagcacggcggtgcccggcgaaagctgccggactaaaaagttggacatgcaggactttttagtccggcggcttttgccgtgcagcgctggagctccgcccccgtccccattatagtcaacagggacggagcagcggtccggcgaaacagcggaaggacggatccgacagggagatcagcctgccggatccgtcctgccgcaagtgtgaaagtaccctaacgctGCGCTGTGTCCGTCTTGTGTGGTAGTCACATGAGAATCTCATGTCCTCACCGTGCTCAGCGTTATTGTTGTGAACTACAACGGTCACCTGACAGCTGGGTACGCAGCTCCAGCCTCGCTCCTCATTCACACACGCTGAAGGTTCTGCCAGCTGCTAGCTCAGTACTGCtcaggataagggtccattcacacgtccgttgtttctttcctgatctgttccgtttttttgcggaacagatctggaccagatctggacccattcattttcaatgggtcctgaaaaaaaatctgacattgtgctgtccgattttttccaggacccattgaaaatgaatgggtccagatctgttccgcaaaaaacggaacagatcaggaaagaaacaacggacgtgtgaatggacccttaagggcttgttcacacggccgttaccgtattgcaggccgcatacggcaggcctgcaatacacagggcaccggccgtgtgcattctgcattgtgtgcggacccgttcacttgaatgggtccgcaaatccggaagaacggaaccctacggagtgcttttgtaggttccgttccatgcctccacaccacaaaaagaACGGAACAGACGGATCGTGGACCTAATCAAGTGAATGTGTCCACGATCTGCACGTGacagccccacggtcggtgcgcatgcattgcagaccacaatttgcggtccacagcacaggcagcacacggtcgtgtgaacaagccctaagtctGGATTCTTTTAATAGGTTTTCTCACTAGAATGTCACTAGTGATGTCACCGCAATATTTCATCAGATCCTGAACAATgaaggtctgactgctgggatcccCATGATCCTCAGTccaagggcttatgcacacagccGTATGTACGGATCCACGAATAAACGTCATCTGT
The Bufo gargarizans isolate SCDJY-AF-19 chromosome 2, ASM1485885v1, whole genome shotgun sequence genome window above contains:
- the ZBTB44 gene encoding zinc finger and BTB domain-containing protein 44 isoform X1, which encodes MGVKTFTHSSPAHSQEMLGKLNMLRNDGHFCDITIRVQDKIFRAHKVVLAACSEFFRTKLVGQAEESSQCVLDLHHVTVTGFIPLLEYAYTATLSINTENIIDVLAAASYMQMFSVASTCSEFMKSSILWNTQQEKVLDTGQENAGSNFRDGSLSPVSSECSVVERTIPICRESRRKRKSYIVMSPESPLKCSTQTSSPQVLNPTPSYTEARGQPVDSSHAFPWTFPFGIDRRMQPDKVKQIESRTLELPGPSEVARRVTEYVPCESTKVSSPLVMEDDVRVKVERLSDEEVHEEVSQPVSASQSSMSDQQTVPGSEQVQEDLLISPQSSSIGSIDEGVGDGLPTLQGTASSNVHADDDDRLENVQYPYQLYLTPSTSSTERPSPNGPDRPFQCPTCGVRFTRIQNLKQHMLIHSGIKPFQCDRCGKKFTRAYSLKMHRLKHEGKRCFRCQICSATFTSFGEYKHHMRVSRHIIRKPRIYECKTCGAMFTNSGNLIVHLRSLNHEASELANYFQSSDFLVPDYLSQEQEEALGQYELAEHGFESNSSVQMPVISQVSSTQNCESTFPLGSLSGLAEKEGDEEEVTEPAKATPLEETSRDDTPKTEVASIAVE
- the ZBTB44 gene encoding zinc finger and BTB domain-containing protein 44 isoform X2, giving the protein MGVKTFTHSSPAHSQEMLGKLNMLRNDGHFCDITIRVQDKIFRAHKVVLAACSEFFRTKLVGQAEESSQCVLDLHHVTVTGFIPLLEYAYTATLSINTENIIDVLAAASYMQMFSVASTCSEFMKSSILWNTQQEKVLDTGQENAGSNFRDGSLSPVSSECSVVERTIPICRESRRKRKSYIVMSPESPLKCSTQTSSPQVLNPTPSYTEARGQPVDSSHAFPWTFPFGIDRRMQPDKVKQIESRTLELPGPSEVARRVTEYVPCESTKVSSPLVMEDDVRVKVERLSDEEVHEEVSQPVSASQSSMSDQQTVPGSEQVQEDLLISPQSSSIGSIDEGVGDGLPTLQGTASSNVHADDDDRLENVQYPYQLYLTPSTSSTERPSPNGPDRPFQCPTCGVRFTRIQNLKQHMLIHSGIKPFQCDRCGKKFTRAYSLKMHRLKHEAIS